The Bacteroidota bacterium genome window below encodes:
- the cas7p gene encoding type I-PGING CRISPR-associated protein Cas7/Csp1, translated as MTIKSLTVTALAPMSDHAANRGEKLLGNASSIKRRPDGRVYISGQMQRHALFSAIDRLNADDPDRGETFVANGDAPALDMAIDLRSDLGGFLEPSLGDYSGRRTAPLTATPAVAVHESEVGRDLLVRVKPDPKRVTKTGKVDDKPQALATNEYSQRDLMRMSFHVDVGAVSRTKAFTYDDEKHVGTEIETHGIDDAERRRRVRLALEATRSLTDYANQARNATSGEPERVLIVLDPKMSRKAARFFEPRTSDAEREAVQANLLAELDARGALVFQGDDTTADGPSVHEAYEAALAALAEHDLYDPAA; from the coding sequence ATGACCATCAAGTCCCTCACCGTCACCGCGCTCGCGCCCATGAGCGACCATGCCGCCAACCGCGGCGAGAAGCTCCTCGGCAACGCCTCCTCCATCAAGCGCCGCCCCGACGGCCGGGTCTACATCTCCGGCCAGATGCAGCGCCACGCGCTCTTCAGCGCCATCGACCGGCTCAACGCCGATGATCCCGATCGTGGCGAGACGTTCGTCGCCAATGGCGACGCTCCTGCCCTCGACATGGCGATCGACCTCCGGAGTGACCTCGGCGGATTTCTCGAACCCTCGCTCGGCGACTACTCCGGCCGCCGGACCGCCCCGCTCACGGCGACGCCTGCCGTCGCCGTCCACGAGAGCGAGGTCGGTCGCGACCTCCTCGTGCGCGTGAAACCGGATCCGAAGCGTGTGACCAAGACGGGGAAGGTCGACGACAAGCCGCAGGCGCTCGCCACCAACGAGTACTCCCAGCGCGACCTCATGCGCATGAGCTTCCACGTCGACGTGGGCGCCGTGAGCCGCACCAAGGCGTTCACCTACGACGACGAAAAGCACGTCGGGACCGAAATCGAGACGCACGGCATCGACGACGCCGAGCGCCGCCGCCGCGTCCGCCTCGCGCTCGAGGCCACGCGCTCGCTCACCGACTACGCCAACCAGGCCCGCAACGCGACCTCCGGCGAGCCCGAGCGGGTCCTCATCGTGCTCGACCCGAAGATGAGCCGGAAGGCCGCCCGCTTCTTCGAGCCCCGCACGTCGGACGCCGAGCGCGAGGCGGTCCAGGCCAACCTGCTCGCCGAGCTCGACGCCCGCGGCGCCCTCGTCTTCCAGGGCGACGACACGACGGCCGACGGCCCCTCGGTCCACGAGGCGTACGAGGCCGCCCTCGCGGCGCTCGCCGAGCACGACCTCTACGATCCCGCCGCCTGA
- a CDS encoding CRISPR-associated endoribonuclease Cas6, translated as MRLHLKLSPNTAPVPFDHLHWLTGVLHKWLGKNEAHDGLSLYSFGWLGGAKPVGEGLQFAGGAEWRVSFVSDDLSDRLRAGIRQDPTVLAGMRVYEIREQITPGFGPAARFLVDGAVLTRQNRDDGGRDHLTYENEAADETLTRTLRTRLDAAGLVDDARQTTARFDRTYDKARTKLVTLKGTRYRASECPVIIEGTPAAVQAAWLLGVGELTGMGLGALK; from the coding sequence ATGCGCCTCCACCTCAAGCTGTCTCCCAACACGGCGCCTGTCCCGTTCGACCACCTTCACTGGCTAACGGGCGTTCTTCATAAATGGCTCGGCAAGAACGAGGCCCACGATGGGCTGAGCCTCTACTCGTTCGGCTGGCTCGGCGGCGCGAAGCCGGTAGGGGAGGGGCTCCAGTTCGCCGGCGGTGCCGAATGGCGCGTTTCGTTCGTGTCCGACGACCTCTCTGACCGGCTCCGCGCGGGCATCCGACAAGACCCGACAGTCCTCGCCGGAATGCGGGTCTACGAGATCCGCGAGCAGATCACGCCCGGCTTCGGCCCCGCCGCCCGGTTCCTGGTCGACGGCGCCGTCCTCACCCGACAGAACCGCGACGACGGCGGACGCGACCACCTGACCTACGAGAACGAGGCCGCCGACGAGACGCTCACTCGGACGCTCCGCACCCGTCTCGACGCGGCCGGGCTGGTGGACGATGCCCGCCAGACGACGGCCCGCTTCGACCGGACCTACGACAAGGCCCGCACCAAGCTCGTCACCCTCAAAGGCACGCGGTACCGCGCCAGCGAGTGCCCCGTCATCATCGAGGGGACGCCCGCCGCCGTGCAGGCGGCGTGGCTCCTCGGCGTTGGCGAACTCACCGGCATGGGCCTGGGCGCCCTCAAATAG